The bacterium genome has a segment encoding these proteins:
- a CDS encoding energy transducer TonB, which translates to MRLKFAIIISVFIHLALILLLAAGVFLRGRDDAAGPGDAVSVWIEAGEGATPSAQSTARQMSLPRSSDSMTSQSEDLSDRRKETPASTGSANGAGSGAASDGAGIAGSVGAGGNPVLAKIWRKIDRSKYYPSAARRRGIAGAPSVTFALNEDGGVKWLKLARSSGEAVLDDAALATVKRAEPLPYYPGPITLAVKYSLGE; encoded by the coding sequence ATGCGGCTCAAATTCGCGATAATCATATCCGTCTTCATCCATCTGGCGCTCATCCTGTTGCTGGCCGCGGGCGTTTTTCTGAGAGGAAGAGACGATGCGGCAGGTCCTGGCGACGCCGTGAGCGTTTGGATCGAGGCGGGAGAAGGCGCAACACCGAGCGCCCAAAGCACGGCAAGGCAAATGTCCCTGCCGCGCTCCTCCGATTCCATGACATCCCAAAGTGAGGACCTATCCGATCGCAGGAAAGAAACCCCTGCCTCGACGGGCAGCGCGAATGGCGCAGGCAGCGGAGCGGCGAGCGATGGCGCAGGGATCGCGGGCAGCGTTGGAGCAGGCGGCAATCCCGTGCTCGCCAAGATTTGGAGAAAGATAGACCGCTCGAAATATTATCCGAGCGCAGCGCGCCGCCGCGGAATAGCAGGGGCGCCGAGCGTAACATTCGCCCTGAACGAGGACGGGGGCGTGAAGTGGCTGAAACTCGCCCGCTCGAGCGGCGAGGCGGTGTTGGACGACGCCGCGCTGGCCACCGTGAAGAGGGCGGAGCCTCTGCCCTACTACCCTGGACCGATAACGCTGGCGGTCAAATACTCCTTGGGAGAATGA
- the dusB gene encoding tRNA dihydrouridine synthase DusB, with translation MMFKSLRIGSLSLKNNLIAAPLAGLSSLPYRMLAMEMGCALAISEMVSAEGVTRAQEKTRRYFANDASVRPFGLQIFGAKPKAIADAIRALDGESMDLIDINMGCPVKKVVSKGAGAALLRTPKLAAEAITAARAATRLPLTVKIRTGWDAGSINCVEIARIAENCGADAVAVHGRTKAQLYSGNADWSHIASVKAAVSIPVIGNGDVRTREDALRMLSETGCDGVMVGRAAIGNPWIFRQILDPAYPGPTRMERGEQAARHLDMLCSFMGERRGVPVMRQVLPWYGKGIHGVRRFLQQANRTSRASELKESISLFFAS, from the coding sequence ATGATGTTCAAATCGCTTCGCATAGGTTCGTTGAGCCTCAAGAACAACCTGATCGCAGCACCGCTCGCAGGGCTGTCGTCGCTGCCGTACCGTATGCTCGCGATGGAGATGGGCTGCGCGCTCGCCATATCCGAGATGGTCTCCGCAGAAGGCGTGACGAGGGCGCAGGAGAAAACGCGGCGCTACTTCGCCAACGACGCCTCCGTCAGGCCGTTCGGGCTCCAGATCTTCGGGGCGAAACCAAAAGCGATCGCGGATGCGATCCGCGCGCTCGACGGCGAGTCCATGGATCTCATAGACATCAACATGGGCTGCCCTGTGAAGAAAGTGGTTTCAAAGGGCGCCGGCGCGGCCCTGCTGAGAACGCCGAAACTCGCCGCAGAAGCGATAACAGCCGCGCGCGCAGCCACGCGCCTCCCCCTCACCGTGAAGATCAGGACCGGCTGGGACGCCGGGTCGATCAACTGCGTCGAGATAGCGCGCATCGCGGAAAATTGCGGAGCAGATGCGGTTGCAGTTCACGGGCGGACCAAGGCTCAGCTCTACTCAGGCAATGCCGACTGGTCGCACATAGCGAGCGTCAAGGCCGCCGTCTCGATACCTGTGATCGGCAACGGCGACGTGCGCACAAGGGAGGATGCTCTCCGCATGCTCTCCGAGACCGGGTGCGACGGCGTGATGGTCGGCCGCGCAGCCATCGGCAATCCCTGGATATTCAGGCAGATCCTCGATCCTGCGTACCCTGGCCCCACGCGCATGGAGCGCGGCGAACAGGCCGCGAGGCACCTGGACATGCTCTGCTCTTTCATGGGTGAACGCCGCGGCGTGCCGGTCATGCGCCAGGTCCTGCCGTGGTACGGAAAGGGTATTCACGGGGTGAGAAGATTTCTGCAGCAGGCAAACCGGACTTCGCGGGCATCGGAACTAAAGGAATCGATCTCTCTTTTCTTCGCTTCTTAG